In one window of Astyanax mexicanus isolate ESR-SI-001 chromosome 18, AstMex3_surface, whole genome shotgun sequence DNA:
- the LOC103037661 gene encoding TPA-induced transmembrane protein: MEETEMELKPLNKESARPGGDPDNNNVENEDEDREVNQGNGIHLAPETMQPLLSSSQSTESNGGHITVEVDSTDSSCASEKKPKVLKNLKKELNETVFWKIKLWMAILIFLVSIISLILLLLFLCSGQKDDADDKYDRSSFVVPLKFTGTFTLANYSRVQDPVSQAELDNKMVINLGQKLTHIYESSPTLERYFSLAQIETIRQKDATVEFKLVFKMPEENKQLKRYILSREMVYSVLLQNLFELDTEDQPYIVLSSLSMEMVDN; encoded by the exons ATGGAAGAAACAGAAATGGAGTTAAAACCTCTGAATAAGGAGTCAGCGCGTCCTGGAGGAGACCCTGACAACAATAACGTCGAAAATGAAGATGAGGATAGGGAG GTAAATCAAGGGAATGGAATTCACCTTGCACCAGAGACTATGCAACCTTTACTCTCATCATCACAG AGTACTGAGAGCAATGGAGGACACATTACAGTGGAGGTTGACTCAACTGATTCCTCTTGTGCCTCGGAGAAAAAG CCTAAGGTGCTGAAAAACCTGAAGAAGGAGCTGAATGAAACTGTGTTTTGGAAGATTAAACTGTGGATGGCCATTCTTATCTTCCTAGTCAGCATCATTTCTTTGATCTTGCTTTTACTCTTTCTTTGCTCAG GTCAGAAAGATGATGCAGATGACAAGTATGATCGTTCATCGTTTGTGGTACCACTCAAATTCACAGGGACTTTTACACTTGCCAACTACAGCCGTGTTCAAGATCCAGTGTCTCAGGCTGAACTAGACAATAAGATGGTCATAAATCTCGGTCAAAAG CTGACTCACATCTACGAATCCTCCCCCACCCTGGAGCGCTACTTCTCTCTTGCTCAAATAGAAACAATAAG acAAAAAGATGCCACTgttgagtttaagctggtgtttAAAATGCCCGAGGAGAACAAGCAGTTAAAACGCTATATTCTAAGCAGAGAAATGGTCTATAGTGTCCTTCTGCAAAACCTTTTTGAGCTAGATACTGAGGACCAGCCTTACATTGTGCTCTCTTCACTCAGCATGGAGATG GTGGACAATTAA
- the zgc:153184 gene encoding capZ-interacting protein isoform X2, producing the protein MEETSAVKPSVAELTGRFKGHALPMPMPVFEEKPTVPSKPKLKSSPLIEKLQANLALTPTPLLNSPKSSEGKSTPLCLISPCGPPSHTLRPPQPHSEDEVPVSFEQPAEGTPLPSINKSRVRLSFKRRPPTRQHRQSACEEAVSDAQDGSTSPCASHSPEKNGEVFSAAQEETEEDLEDSANPVTDPNTEQQQGQSEDESQDIEGNKVTQEEAEGEVAEAESSEIPQVTDPMEILVEEKPDEEQSPEEMEGVEEEVKLLPTEENREQKEQLV; encoded by the exons GAGACTTCTGCAGTCAAGCCATCTGTAGCTGAACTGACTGGAAGGTTCAAAGGTCATGCACTGCCAATGCCAATGCCAGTTTTTGAGGAG AAACCAACTGTGCCTTCGAAACCCAAGCTgaaaagttctcctttaatcgaGAAACTGCAG GCCAACCTTGCCCTGACACCCACACCACTGCTAAACTCACCCAAATCCTCAGAGGGGAAGTCTACTCCTCTCTGCCTCATCAGCCCCTGTGGTCCCCCAAGCCACACGCTGCGGCCCCCACAGCCCCACAGTGAGGATGAGGTGCCTGTCAGCTTCGAGCAGCCAGCTGAGGGCACCCCCCTGCCCAGCATCAATAAG AGTCGGGTCCGGTTGTCATTCAAGCGGAGGCCGCCCACTCGCCAGCACAGGCAGTCAGCATGCGAGGAGGCGGTTTCAGACGCTCAAGATGGTAGCACCTCTCCGTGTGCTTCACACAGTCCTGAAAAGAACGGGGAGGTGTTCAGTGCAGCTCAGGAGGAGACAGAGGAGGACTTGGAGGACTCTGCAAATCCCGTCACTGACCCAAACACAGAGCAACAGCAAGGACAAAGTGAAGATGAAAGCCAGGACATTGAGGGGAATAAAGTTACCCAGGAGGAGGCGGAAGGAGAGGTAGCTGAAGCAGAAAGCTCAGAAATACCTCAGGTTACTGACCCTATGGAGATCCTAGTAGAGGAAAAGCCAGATGAAGAACAAAGCCCAGAGGAGATGGAGGGAGTAGAAGAAGAGGTTAAACTGCTCCCCACAGAGGAGAACAGGGAGCAAAAG GAACAACTTGTCTGA
- the zgc:153184 gene encoding capZ-interacting protein isoform X1 — protein MEETSAVKPSVAELTGRFKGHALPMPMPVFEERKPFRNSPPCSLKIQNQTDGESEHEKPTVPSKPKLKSSPLIEKLQANLALTPTPLLNSPKSSEGKSTPLCLISPCGPPSHTLRPPQPHSEDEVPVSFEQPAEGTPLPSINKSRVRLSFKRRPPTRQHRQSACEEAVSDAQDGSTSPCASHSPEKNGEVFSAAQEETEEDLEDSANPVTDPNTEQQQGQSEDESQDIEGNKVTQEEAEGEVAEAESSEIPQVTDPMEILVEEKPDEEQSPEEMEGVEEEVKLLPTEENREQKEQLV, from the exons GAGACTTCTGCAGTCAAGCCATCTGTAGCTGAACTGACTGGAAGGTTCAAAGGTCATGCACTGCCAATGCCAATGCCAGTTTTTGAGGAG AGAAAACCTTTTAGAAATAGTCCTCCATGCTCTCTGAAGATACAGAACCAGACAGATGGAGAGAGCGAGCATGAG AAACCAACTGTGCCTTCGAAACCCAAGCTgaaaagttctcctttaatcgaGAAACTGCAG GCCAACCTTGCCCTGACACCCACACCACTGCTAAACTCACCCAAATCCTCAGAGGGGAAGTCTACTCCTCTCTGCCTCATCAGCCCCTGTGGTCCCCCAAGCCACACGCTGCGGCCCCCACAGCCCCACAGTGAGGATGAGGTGCCTGTCAGCTTCGAGCAGCCAGCTGAGGGCACCCCCCTGCCCAGCATCAATAAG AGTCGGGTCCGGTTGTCATTCAAGCGGAGGCCGCCCACTCGCCAGCACAGGCAGTCAGCATGCGAGGAGGCGGTTTCAGACGCTCAAGATGGTAGCACCTCTCCGTGTGCTTCACACAGTCCTGAAAAGAACGGGGAGGTGTTCAGTGCAGCTCAGGAGGAGACAGAGGAGGACTTGGAGGACTCTGCAAATCCCGTCACTGACCCAAACACAGAGCAACAGCAAGGACAAAGTGAAGATGAAAGCCAGGACATTGAGGGGAATAAAGTTACCCAGGAGGAGGCGGAAGGAGAGGTAGCTGAAGCAGAAAGCTCAGAAATACCTCAGGTTACTGACCCTATGGAGATCCTAGTAGAGGAAAAGCCAGATGAAGAACAAAGCCCAGAGGAGATGGAGGGAGTAGAAGAAGAGGTTAAACTGCTCCCCACAGAGGAGAACAGGGAGCAAAAG GAACAACTTGTCTGA